A genomic window from Blattabacterium cuenoti includes:
- the hisH gene encoding imidazole glycerol phosphate synthase subunit HisH encodes MKTIIIKYPAGNVQSVLFSLERLGVKAIVTDSLESINNAEKIILPGVGEANFAMQYLKKKKLDIFISKTKKPVLGICLGMQLLCKFSEESSTSCIGIFDLYVKKFKSKNKNEKIPQIGWNTIYQLQGPLFKNIPDNSYQYFVHSYYAPLGKETIAKTDYIISYSAAIQKNNFYAVQFHPEKSSFIGHKILENFIRL; translated from the coding sequence ATGAAAACTATTATTATAAAATATCCTGCTGGAAATGTACAATCTGTTCTTTTTTCTTTAGAAAGATTAGGAGTAAAAGCTATAGTAACAGATTCATTAGAATCTATTAATAATGCAGAAAAAATTATTTTACCTGGAGTTGGAGAAGCAAATTTTGCTATGCAATATTTAAAAAAAAAAAAATTGGATATTTTTATTTCTAAAACAAAAAAACCTGTATTAGGGATATGTTTAGGAATGCAATTACTATGTAAATTTTCAGAAGAAAGTAGTACCTCCTGTATTGGTATTTTTGATTTATATGTAAAAAAATTTAAATCAAAAAATAAAAATGAAAAAATTCCTCAAATCGGTTGGAATACTATTTATCAATTACAAGGGCCTTTATTTAAAAATATCCCAGATAACAGTTATCAATATTTTGTACATAGTTATTACGCTCCTTTAGGAAAGGAGACAATAGCTAAAACAGATTATATTATTTCTTATAGTGCAGCTATTCAAAAAAATAATTTTTATGCTGTACAATTTCATCCTGAAAAATCTTCTTTTATAGGACATAAAATATTAGAAAATTTTATTAGATTATAA
- a CDS encoding 1-(5-phosphoribosyl)-5-[(5-phosphoribosylamino)methylideneamino]imidazole-4-carboxamide isomerase produces MNIIAAIDIIDGKCVRLIQGDYKKITIYNNDPLDVALLLENYEISRLHLVDLDGAKNGKVIHWNILEKIAKNTNLIIDFGGGIHTDEDIRIVFESGGSIATIGSIAIKNPFILKKWIHIYGVDKILLGVDIKNNQLAMNGWTKLYNKISFWNFLKEKNSHGIKKFFCTDISKDGILSGPSFSLYKKIIKKFPNMKLIASGGVTNIEDIDKLKYLGCYGVIIGKAIYENQISLVELRNWIKKNNKINK; encoded by the coding sequence ATGAATATTATTGCAGCGATAGATATTATAGATGGAAAATGTGTTCGTCTAATACAAGGGGATTATAAAAAAATAACAATTTATAATAATGATCCATTAGATGTAGCTTTATTATTAGAAAATTATGAAATATCAAGACTTCATTTAGTAGATTTAGATGGAGCTAAAAATGGAAAAGTTATACATTGGAATATTTTAGAAAAAATAGCAAAGAATACAAATTTAATCATTGACTTTGGAGGTGGAATTCATACAGATGAAGATATTCGTATTGTTTTTGAAAGTGGAGGGAGTATAGCGACTATTGGAAGTATCGCAATAAAAAATCCATTTATTTTAAAAAAATGGATTCATATTTATGGAGTAGATAAAATTCTTCTTGGAGTAGATATTAAAAATAATCAATTAGCTATGAATGGTTGGACTAAATTATATAATAAAATTTCTTTTTGGAATTTTTTAAAAGAAAAAAATAGTCATGGAATAAAAAAATTTTTTTGTACAGATATATCTAAAGATGGAATACTTTCTGGTCCATCATTTTCTTTATACAAAAAAATAATCAAAAAATTTCCCAATATGAAGTTAATTGCAAGTGGAGGAGTAACAAATATAGAGGATATTGATAAATTAAAATATTTAGGTTGCTATGGAGTTATTATAGGAAAAGCTATTTATGAAAATCAAATATCTTTGGTAGAACTTAGAAATTGGATAAAAAAAAATAATAAAATTAATAAATGA
- the hisB gene encoding bifunctional histidinol-phosphatase/imidazoleglycerol-phosphate dehydratase HisB has translation MKKILFIDRDGTIIKEVPPTYQIDTIEKVNFYPNVIYFLKKIVKELNYILVMVTNQDGLGTDKFPEKKFWPIHNHILKVLKTEGIHFFAVHIDKTYPEENSSTRKPGIEMLKNYFHYDYNLKKSFVIGDRFTDILLSKNLGCKAIWINDPLIYCHKLFEKKLSLDKDILNKIVALKTDNWETIYKFLKKKNHIKYRRTTLETDIKISIQLDGEGKSNIKTGLGFLDHLLEQMAFHSLINMNIYAKGDLHVDEHHTIEDTGISLGTIIHNSIKDKRGIERYGFFSIPMDDCLSTVVLDLGGRSFLSWKVKFFREKIGNVPTDMFFHFFKSFSDHAQCNLYIHSIGKNDHHKIESIFKAFARALRMSIQKNKTNKLPSSKGLLL, from the coding sequence GTGAAAAAAATATTATTTATTGATAGAGATGGAACTATAATAAAAGAAGTCCCGCCTACTTATCAAATTGATACTATTGAAAAAGTAAATTTTTATCCAAATGTGATATATTTTTTAAAAAAAATAGTCAAAGAACTGAATTATATTTTAGTTATGGTAACTAATCAAGATGGATTAGGAACGGATAAGTTTCCTGAAAAAAAATTTTGGCCAATACATAATCACATATTAAAAGTATTAAAAACAGAAGGAATTCATTTTTTTGCTGTTCATATAGATAAAACGTATCCAGAAGAAAATTCATCGACTAGGAAACCTGGAATAGAAATGCTTAAAAATTATTTTCATTACGATTATAATCTTAAAAAATCTTTTGTTATTGGAGATAGATTTACAGATATTTTACTTTCTAAAAATTTAGGGTGTAAGGCTATATGGATTAATGATCCCCTTATTTATTGTCATAAATTATTTGAAAAAAAGTTATCTTTAGATAAAGATATTTTAAATAAAATTGTAGCATTAAAAACGGATAATTGGGAAACAATTTATAAATTTTTAAAAAAAAAAAATCATATAAAATATAGAAGAACTACATTAGAAACAGATATAAAAATTAGTATACAATTGGATGGAGAAGGTAAATCTAATATAAAAACAGGATTAGGTTTTTTAGATCATTTATTAGAACAAATGGCTTTTCATAGTTTAATAAATATGAATATTTATGCAAAAGGAGATCTTCATGTAGATGAACATCATACTATAGAAGATACGGGTATTTCTTTAGGAACTATTATTCATAATTCTATAAAAGATAAAAGAGGAATAGAACGATATGGTTTTTTTTCTATTCCTATGGATGATTGTTTATCTACAGTCGTTTTAGATCTTGGAGGAAGAAGTTTTTTATCTTGGAAAGTGAAATTTTTTAGAGAAAAAATAGGGAACGTTCCTACAGATATGTTTTTTCATTTTTTTAAATCTTTTTCAGATCATGCACAATGTAATCTATATATTCATTCTATAGGTAAAAATGATCATCATAAAATAGAATCTATTTTTAAGGCTTTTGCTAGAGCTCTTAGAATGTCAATACAAAAAAATAAAACTAATAAATTACCTAGTTCTAAAGGACTATTATTATAA
- a CDS encoding exodeoxyribonuclease III, with product MKIVSYNINGIRSVIKKGFSNWIEIFQPDILCLQEIKALKEQIKTNIFDNLGYNHYWFSAKKKGYSGVAILCKEKPKNIEYGIGIDSIDQEGRVIRIDFKKISVINIYIPSGNNNKKDRLNFKFFFMKNFFFYIKKIKKKLNNLIICGDYNICYKRIDIYDPIKYQEISGFLPEERKWLGTFLQKLDFIDSFRIYIKDGKNYSWWNYRYNAKINNHGWRIDYVMVSKSLKNKMIKAYLLPKVGYSDHCPMVLEIEKMT from the coding sequence ATGAAAATTGTTAGTTATAATATTAATGGAATTCGATCTGTCATAAAGAAAGGTTTTTCTAATTGGATTGAAATATTTCAACCAGATATATTATGTTTACAAGAAATAAAAGCTCTTAAAGAACAAATAAAAACTAATATTTTTGATAATTTAGGATATAATCATTATTGGTTCTCTGCAAAAAAAAAAGGATATAGTGGAGTAGCTATTTTATGTAAAGAAAAACCGAAAAATATAGAATATGGAATAGGAATAGATTCTATAGACCAAGAAGGACGAGTTATTCGTATAGATTTTAAAAAAATATCCGTAATAAATATTTATATTCCTTCAGGAAATAATAATAAAAAAGATCGATTAAATTTTAAATTTTTTTTTATGAAAAATTTCTTTTTTTATATAAAAAAAATAAAAAAAAAATTAAATAATCTTATTATTTGTGGAGATTACAATATTTGTTATAAGAGAATAGATATTTATGATCCTATTAAATATCAAGAAATATCTGGATTCTTACCAGAAGAAAGGAAATGGTTAGGGACTTTTTTACAAAAATTAGATTTTATAGATAGCTTTAGAATATATATAAAAGATGGAAAAAATTATAGTTGGTGGAATTATCGTTATAATGCAAAAATAAATAATCATGGTTGGAGGATTGATTATGTTATGGTAAGTAAATCTTTAAAAAATAAAATGATTAAAGCCTATTTGTTACCAAAAGTAGGATATTCTGATCATTGTCCAATGGTATTAGAAATTGAAAAAATGACCTGA
- the hisC gene encoding histidinol-phosphate transaminase, with the protein MNHNKIISNFNLNSLIRTNILHIEPYLSAREEYNKNNKSIFLDANENSFGAPLSFYNSYNRYPDPLQKKLKKKISEVKNISESKIFLGNGSDEIIDLIYRIFSRPTIDHSIILPPTYGMYEVSGKIHGVDIVKVFLTKEEYQLNLKKIKQVINPYSRIIFICSPNNPTGNDLKRKDIQSIIKEFKTGIVVLDEAYIDFSDKKSFSTEIDNYPNLIILQTLSKSWGLAGLRIGIAITSESIIKWMNKVKYPYNISQIAQKIAIKALENKDLFFYHLKNILSERKYMEDSLNEISIIHKIYPSSSNFLLVKVTCSSTNLYKYLVEKNIIVRDRTKIILCNKCLRITVGTHEENQYLINKIKKYSKKCFKIK; encoded by the coding sequence ATGAATCATAATAAAATAATTTCAAATTTTAATTTAAATTCATTAATTAGAACAAATATCCTCCACATAGAACCTTATCTTTCTGCTAGAGAAGAATATAATAAAAATAATAAATCCATTTTTTTAGATGCTAATGAAAATTCTTTTGGAGCTCCTTTATCTTTTTACAATTCATATAATAGATATCCAGATCCGTTACAAAAAAAATTAAAAAAAAAAATATCTGAAGTAAAAAATATTTCTGAATCTAAAATTTTTTTAGGAAATGGAAGTGATGAGATTATTGATTTAATTTATCGTATTTTTTCACGTCCAACAATTGATCATTCTATTATTTTACCACCTACATATGGTATGTATGAAGTAAGTGGAAAAATTCATGGAGTAGATATTGTCAAAGTTTTTCTTACAAAAGAAGAATATCAATTAAATTTAAAAAAAATTAAACAAGTTATTAATCCATATAGTCGTATTATTTTTATTTGTTCTCCTAATAATCCTACTGGAAATGATTTAAAGAGAAAAGATATTCAATCTATTATTAAAGAATTTAAAACAGGAATTGTGGTATTAGATGAAGCTTATATTGATTTTTCCGATAAAAAATCTTTTTCTACAGAAATAGATAATTATCCTAATTTAATTATTCTTCAAACACTTTCTAAATCTTGGGGATTAGCAGGATTAAGAATAGGGATCGCTATTACATCTGAATCTATTATTAAATGGATGAATAAAGTCAAATATCCTTATAATATTAGTCAAATTGCACAAAAAATTGCTATTAAAGCACTTGAAAATAAAGATTTATTTTTTTATCATTTAAAAAATATTCTTTCAGAAAGAAAATATATGGAAGATTCATTAAATGAAATATCTATTATACATAAAATTTATCCTAGTTCTTCAAATTTTTTATTAGTGAAAGTCACTTGTTCTTCAACCAATCTTTATAAATATTTAGTAGAAAAAAATATTATTGTTAGAGATCGTACAAAAATTATTTTATGCAATAAATGTTTAAGAATTACTGTAGGGACTCATGAAGAAAATCAATATTTAATTAATAAAATTAAAAAATACTCTAAAAAATGTTTCAAAATAAAATAA
- the hisD gene encoding histidinol dehydrogenase: MNIQMYIHPPFKIWKYLSKRSVKKDIDKLNDVVISIINNVKIYGDLSLKTYTKKYDNCHIKYFQVTKEEIIQASNKISNSLKEAIQIAYNNIKFFHKKQIHKESKIEISPGVICWRRSVPIEKIGLYIPGGIYPLFSTVLMLGIPSKLAGCKNIILCTPPNKNGDIHPAILYTAQYVGIKKIYKVGGAQAIAAMAYGTESIPSVYKIFGPGNSYVTIAKKNVFKNGVVSIDIPAGPSEIVILADDTANPKYVASDLLSQSEHDPESYILLVSINESWTKKVKNELKKQLINISNRKEIIKKSLEKSKIIIFSSLEEGVHFINKIAPEHLIINCNNAYYWSDKIKNSGSVFLGNYSPISIGDYASGTNHVLPTDGYAKYYSGISVDSFIKKITFQKISKKGLRNLSKCVNVLSLEEGLIAHQKSINIRLINEE, encoded by the coding sequence ATGAATATTCAAATGTATATTCATCCCCCATTTAAAATATGGAAATATCTTTCAAAAAGATCTGTAAAAAAAGATATTGATAAACTAAATGATGTAGTAATCTCTATTATAAATAATGTAAAAATATATGGAGATTTATCCTTAAAAACCTATACTAAAAAATATGATAATTGTCATATTAAATATTTTCAAGTAACGAAAGAAGAAATTATTCAAGCAAGTAATAAAATATCAAATTCTTTAAAAGAAGCTATTCAAATAGCTTATAATAATATAAAATTTTTTCATAAAAAACAAATACATAAAGAATCTAAAATAGAAATTTCTCCAGGAGTAATTTGTTGGAGAAGATCAGTTCCTATAGAAAAAATAGGGTTATATATCCCAGGGGGGATATATCCCTTATTTTCTACTGTATTAATGTTAGGGATTCCAAGTAAATTAGCAGGATGTAAAAATATAATTTTATGTACTCCTCCAAATAAAAATGGAGATATTCATCCAGCTATTTTATATACGGCACAATATGTAGGAATTAAAAAAATATATAAAGTCGGAGGTGCTCAGGCTATTGCAGCTATGGCTTATGGAACAGAAAGTATTCCTTCTGTATATAAAATATTTGGACCTGGAAATTCTTATGTAACAATAGCTAAAAAAAATGTATTTAAAAATGGAGTAGTTTCAATAGATATCCCTGCTGGACCTTCAGAAATAGTTATATTAGCGGATGATACCGCTAATCCAAAATATGTAGCGTCTGATTTACTTTCTCAATCAGAACATGATCCAGAAAGTTATATCCTTTTAGTTTCTATTAATGAATCTTGGACAAAAAAAGTAAAAAATGAATTAAAAAAACAATTAATCAATATTTCTAATAGAAAAGAAATTATAAAAAAATCTTTAGAAAAAAGTAAAATAATTATTTTTTCTTCCTTAGAAGAAGGAGTTCATTTTATTAATAAAATTGCTCCAGAACATCTTATTATAAATTGTAATAATGCTTATTATTGGAGTGATAAAATAAAAAATTCTGGATCTGTATTTTTAGGAAATTATTCTCCAATTAGTATTGGTGATTATGCTTCTGGAACCAATCATGTACTACCGACAGATGGTTATGCTAAATATTATAGTGGAATATCTGTAGATAGTTTTATAAAAAAAATAACTTTTCAAAAAATTTCTAAAAAAGGATTGCGAAATTTATCCAAATGTGTGAATGTTTTATCTTTAGAAGAAGGATTAATTGCGCATCAAAAATCCATTAATATTAGATTAATAAATGAAGAATAA
- a CDS encoding shikimate kinase yields MKIILIGYMGCGKTTIGKILSKKIKWNFYDLDEILVKNQKSSILDIFKKKGEKSFRKIEHFILKKILKKKKNIFYL; encoded by the coding sequence ATGAAAATTATTTTAATTGGATATATGGGATGTGGAAAAACAACTATAGGAAAAATTTTATCTAAAAAAATTAAATGGAATTTTTATGATTTAGATGAAATACTCGTAAAAAATCAAAAAAGTTCTATTTTGGATATTTTTAAAAAAAAAGGAGAAAAGTCTTTTAGAAAAATAGAACATTTTATTCTTAAAAAAATTTTAAAAAAAAAAAAAAATATATTTTATCTGTAG
- the tilS gene encoding tRNA lysidine(34) synthetase TilS produces MIKKLSSSYDCFFLDKILKSFSIKNKKICIAVSGGVDSMVLLNLFLHLPIKKLGVAHCNFNLRKKESNKDELFIKKFCFEKKIECHIKRFDTFNYSKKYKLSIQMSARKLRYDWFKELLKNYSYEYLALGHHLNDSIETFFLNLIRGTGIKGLLGITKKNGKFIRPLYSFTKKEILNYANFNKIKWRIDKSNQENKYLRNKIRLVISNISSYIHNGFKKSIKLLHKENYLIEKNIINIYKKITIEKKYYPFFFWKIEYKKIKNLEPLSLYLFKLFFPYGFNNIKNLKNFFNAQSGKQLISKNYRIINNRNHWIVIKKNQLFKNKKKIYIIPNIKFNTISLPINIKFFFNIKKENIENSINMSLIDFNKIQFPLQLRTWKKGDFFFPLNMKGKKKLSKYYKEKKFSLLEKEQTWLLINGNGYIIFVIGYRLDNRFKVTKNTKKILGIKI; encoded by the coding sequence ATGATCAAAAAATTGTCATCATCGTATGATTGTTTTTTTTTAGATAAAATTCTTAAAAGTTTTTCTATTAAAAATAAAAAAATTTGTATTGCTGTAAGCGGAGGAGTAGATAGTATGGTCCTTCTGAATTTATTTCTTCATCTTCCTATAAAAAAGTTGGGAGTAGCTCATTGTAATTTTAATTTACGAAAAAAAGAATCTAATAAAGATGAATTATTTATAAAAAAATTTTGTTTTGAAAAAAAAATAGAATGTCATATTAAACGTTTTGATACTTTTAATTATTCTAAAAAATATAAATTATCTATACAAATGTCTGCTAGAAAACTTAGATATGATTGGTTTAAAGAATTATTAAAAAATTATTCTTATGAATACCTAGCTTTAGGACATCATTTAAATGATTCTATAGAAACTTTTTTTCTTAATCTAATAAGAGGGACAGGAATTAAAGGATTATTAGGAATAACTAAAAAAAATGGAAAATTTATTCGACCTCTTTATTCTTTTACTAAAAAAGAAATTTTAAATTATGCTAATTTTAATAAAATTAAATGGAGAATAGACAAGAGTAATCAAGAAAATAAATATTTAAGAAATAAAATTCGTTTAGTTATATCTAATATCTCATCTTACATCCATAATGGATTTAAAAAAAGTATAAAATTACTTCATAAAGAAAATTATTTAATAGAAAAAAATATTATTAATATATATAAAAAAATTACAATAGAAAAAAAATATTATCCTTTTTTTTTTTGGAAAATAGAATATAAAAAAATAAAAAATTTAGAACCATTATCTTTATATTTATTTAAATTATTTTTTCCATATGGATTTAATAATATAAAAAATTTAAAAAATTTTTTTAATGCACAATCTGGAAAACAATTAATTTCAAAAAATTATCGTATTATTAATAATAGGAATCATTGGATTGTAATAAAAAAAAATCAATTATTTAAAAATAAAAAAAAAATTTATATTATTCCTAATATTAAATTTAATACTATTTCATTGCCTATTAATATTAAATTTTTTTTTAATATAAAAAAAGAAAATATAGAAAATAGTATAAATATGTCATTGATAGATTTTAATAAAATTCAATTTCCTTTACAATTAAGAACTTGGAAAAAAGGAGATTTTTTTTTCCCTTTAAATATGAAAGGGAAAAAAAAACTAAGTAAATATTATAAAGAAAAAAAATTTTCTTTATTAGAAAAAGAACAAACTTGGTTATTAATAAATGGAAATGGATATATTATTTTTGTTATAGGATATCGTTTAGATAATCGATTTAAAGTGACAAAAAATACTAAAAAAATATTAGGAATAAAAATATAA
- the hisF gene encoding imidazole glycerol phosphate synthase subunit HisF — MLVKRIIPCLDIKNNRTVKGVNFKFLKDAGDPIQLGRWYTNQGADELIFLDITATYEKRKTLKNLVKKISRYINIPFTVGGGIKDEQDVELLLNSGADKISINTEAFKKPKILDLLSNRFGSQCIVLAIDTKYENNEWWVYLNGGRIPTRKKTLNWAKEGVNRGVGEILLTSMNHDGTKNGFALDITKIISESISIPIIASGGAGKLKDFYQVFKKGKADAALAASIFHYKEINIPELKNYLNHHNIPVRINK; from the coding sequence ATGTTAGTTAAACGTATTATTCCTTGTTTGGATATTAAAAATAATAGAACTGTAAAAGGAGTAAATTTTAAATTTTTAAAAGACGCTGGAGATCCAATTCAATTAGGTAGGTGGTATACTAACCAAGGTGCAGATGAATTAATTTTTTTAGATATTACAGCAACGTATGAAAAACGTAAAACGTTGAAAAATTTAGTAAAAAAAATTTCTCGTTATATTAATATTCCTTTTACAGTAGGTGGAGGAATAAAAGATGAACAAGACGTAGAATTATTATTAAATTCAGGAGCAGATAAAATATCTATAAATACAGAAGCTTTTAAAAAACCAAAAATTTTAGATCTGTTATCTAATAGATTTGGAAGTCAATGTATTGTTTTAGCGATTGATACTAAATATGAAAATAATGAATGGTGGGTATATTTAAATGGAGGAAGAATTCCTACTAGGAAAAAAACCTTAAATTGGGCGAAGGAAGGAGTAAATAGAGGTGTAGGAGAAATATTATTAACGTCAATGAATCATGATGGGACAAAAAATGGATTTGCTTTAGATATAACAAAAATAATTTCTGAAAGTATTTCTATTCCTATTATTGCTTCAGGTGGTGCTGGAAAATTAAAAGATTTTTATCAAGTTTTTAAAAAAGGGAAAGCAGATGCAGCTTTAGCGGCTAGTATTTTTCATTATAAAGAGATTAATATTCCAGAATTAAAAAATTATTTAAATCATCATAATATTCCTGTAAGAATTAATAAATAA
- the hisG gene encoding ATP phosphoribosyltransferase, with protein MDNKLKIAIQKSGRLYEDSIKLLKDCSIEVNIGIDKLKTTALNFPLEILFLRDDDIPQYLEDGVADIGIVGKNVLLEKRKKIKIKETLGFGKCRLSIAVPKSLRYHDINDLNGKRIATSYPFLVKEFFKKKYIKADIHEISGAVEIAPGIGLADCICDLVSSGSTLFMNGLKEVETILQSEAILASNLYLLSYQETIMEKLLFRIRAVKKAKNNKYILLNVSNKRLDKIISYLPGIKSPVVLPLENSKCSSVHSVVNENDFWGIIENLKALGAEDILVLPIEKIIL; from the coding sequence ATGGATAATAAACTTAAAATAGCTATTCAAAAATCAGGACGTCTTTATGAAGACTCTATAAAATTACTAAAAGATTGCAGTATTGAAGTAAATATTGGAATAGATAAATTAAAAACGACAGCTTTAAATTTTCCGTTAGAAATACTTTTTTTACGAGATGATGATATTCCTCAATATTTAGAAGATGGAGTCGCAGATATAGGAATTGTAGGAAAAAATGTTCTTTTAGAAAAAAGAAAAAAAATAAAAATTAAAGAAACTCTTGGTTTTGGTAAATGTCGTTTATCTATAGCAGTTCCTAAATCTTTAAGATATCATGATATAAATGATTTAAATGGAAAACGTATTGCGACTAGTTATCCATTTTTAGTAAAAGAATTTTTTAAAAAAAAATATATAAAAGCAGATATTCATGAAATATCTGGAGCTGTAGAAATTGCACCTGGAATAGGTTTAGCTGATTGTATTTGTGATTTAGTAAGTAGTGGATCTACATTATTTATGAATGGATTAAAAGAAGTTGAGACAATTCTTCAATCTGAAGCTATTTTAGCTTCTAACCTTTATTTATTGTCTTATCAAGAAACCATTATGGAAAAATTATTATTTAGAATTAGAGCTGTCAAAAAAGCTAAAAATAATAAATATATTCTTTTAAATGTTTCTAATAAAAGATTAGACAAAATTATATCTTATCTTCCTGGAATTAAAAGTCCAGTAGTTCTTCCATTAGAAAATTCAAAATGTAGTTCTGTCCATTCTGTAGTAAATGAAAATGATTTTTGGGGAATTATAGAAAATTTAAAAGCACTTGGCGCAGAAGATATCTTAGTATTACCAATAGAAAAAATTATACTTTAA
- a CDS encoding shikimate kinase, with product MLSVGGGTPCYQGNMNLLNKVSKTFYLHTNIYTLYKRLSTEKKKRPLIAHLSKKKLFKFIMRHLSERIFFYEKSFKKININGKSENDIVQEIIKFIL from the coding sequence ATTTTATCTGTAGGAGGGGGAACACCTTGTTATCAAGGTAACATGAATTTATTAAATAAAGTATCTAAAACTTTTTATCTACACACAAATATTTATACTTTATATAAAAGATTATCTACAGAAAAAAAAAAAAGACCATTAATAGCTCATTTATCCAAAAAAAAATTATTTAAATTTATTATGAGACATTTATCAGAAAGAATCTTTTTTTATGAAAAATCTTTTAAAAAAATTAATATAAATGGAAAATCAGAAAATGATATAGTTCAAGAAATTATAAAATTTATTTTATGA